A region of Candidatus Edwardsbacteria bacterium DNA encodes the following proteins:
- a CDS encoding asparagine synthetase B produces MAVIISFFSQLSAASIFIPMDLSQADHLRAYGVVYRCLKNGIKVEWLLNYRGGSFLTSENQTTAELCKISGVSYSIISDNQTSELYRQIESGNMERIELEKAPKLAVYVPLTHDPWDDAVRLALDYAQVPYTTLWDEEVLSGALAQYDWLHLHHEDFTGQYGKFYSNYRNTDWYQNDVRANTRLAGKLGYKKVSQMKLAVADKLRQYLFDGGFLFAMCSAPTTLDIALSAAGTDIVPKEFDGDPADPAYQAKLDFTQTLAFTDFNVITNPLVYEHSDIDVGTDALARGKDTYFTMFDFSAKYDPVSCMLVQNHVALVSEFLGQDTGFRRDKIKKGIVLLAEVVGSDEVKYLHGIYGKGSFAYFGGHDPEDFQHFVGDPKTDLRMYRNSPGYRLILNNILFPAAKKKKLKT; encoded by the coding sequence CTGGCGGTGATAATATCATTCTTCTCGCAGCTTTCTGCCGCCAGCATCTTCATTCCCATGGACCTAAGCCAGGCGGACCACCTGCGGGCCTACGGGGTGGTGTACCGTTGCCTGAAGAATGGAATCAAAGTGGAGTGGCTGCTCAATTATCGGGGTGGTTCGTTCCTGACCTCCGAGAACCAGACGACGGCCGAGCTGTGCAAAATCTCCGGGGTCAGCTACAGCATTATCTCCGACAATCAAACCTCGGAGCTCTACCGCCAGATTGAATCCGGGAACATGGAACGGATTGAATTGGAGAAGGCTCCCAAACTGGCGGTCTATGTTCCGCTGACCCACGATCCCTGGGACGATGCCGTCCGCCTGGCGCTGGACTATGCCCAGGTGCCCTATACCACTCTGTGGGACGAGGAGGTTCTGTCGGGGGCGCTGGCTCAGTACGACTGGCTGCACCTGCACCACGAGGATTTTACCGGACAGTATGGCAAGTTCTATTCCAACTACCGTAACACCGACTGGTACCAGAACGATGTTCGGGCCAATACCCGGCTGGCCGGAAAACTGGGCTATAAAAAAGTCTCGCAGATGAAATTGGCAGTGGCCGATAAGCTGCGGCAATACCTGTTCGACGGGGGCTTCCTGTTCGCCATGTGCTCGGCGCCAACTACCCTGGACATTGCCCTGTCGGCCGCCGGCACCGACATCGTACCTAAAGAGTTCGACGGCGACCCGGCCGATCCGGCCTACCAGGCCAAGCTGGACTTTACGCAGACCCTGGCCTTTACCGATTTCAATGTGATAACAAATCCCCTGGTGTACGAACATTCCGACATAGATGTTGGCACCGACGCCCTGGCCCGGGGGAAGGATACCTATTTCACCATGTTCGATTTTTCGGCCAAATACGACCCGGTATCCTGCATGCTGGTGCAGAATCATGTGGCGCTGGTCAGTGAATTTTTGGGACAGGATACCGGCTTCCGCCGGGACAAAATAAAAAAGGGGATAGTGCTGCTGGCCGAGGTGGTCGGCAGCGACGAGGTAAAATACCTGCACGGAATATACGGCAAGGGGAGCTTTGCCTATTTTGGAGGGCACGATCCCGAAGATTTCCAGCATTTCGTGGGTGATCCCAAGACCGATCTGAGGATGTACCGCAACTCGCCGGGATATAGGCTTATTCTCAACAATATATTATTCCCGGCGGCCAAGAAGAAGAAGTTGAAAACATAA